GAAGGAAGATTTCCTAAGTTACTCGGGTACGCAGCCGGTTTTAAAATTGTTGAAGATTATTATAAAGTTCATTCTTACTCTACAAAAATAACCTTTACACTACCAGCAAAGAAATATTTACTCACTGAAGATAACCAAACTAAAAAAGGCCGAAAAAAATAGGCTTTTTTTTTATACATTCCATCTCAGGAATAAATTAACTTATGTCTGCCCATACTGATTGACAAACAGTTTCTTGAAGTGAGGGGTTGTACAATGTTGTATCTTCATGATGTTTGGGTAAATTGGTTTGAAGGTGAAGAAAACGGATATAATGTGTGCCACTTTCATGAATGGCGCAAAGATGACGGTGTTGAGCTGTTAGACCAAGCTCCTTTGTTAAAAGTTGAACCGATTCTCTATAATTATATTGAGAACGATCTCTCAGAGTTACCTCAACAGCTTCTAGATGATATTTTTCAAAAGGCCTATTTAAGAAAAAACCATGAAAGAGTGCAACTCGAGTACTGCTTTGTGGTGACAGATGGAGTGGGGATATTAGCCGTCGATACAATTGGTTATTCGATACCAATTAGAAAGAGCAGGTTAATTCCAAGGCAAGAGCAGCTAGTGTATGAAATGATTGCAGCTCACGAAGCAAAACAATATCATTTCCAAAAGATTTCAGTGGATAAGGATTTTCATATTTTATCACCTGAGCCTGATTTGATGACTGGACTTACGCGAAAAGAGCGTCAGCTAAAACAGCTTTTATTTATGGCACTAGATCAATTACATACATCAAAGAATGAAGCAGAAGTTCGATATTGGTTTACTGAATGGTGTCCTGAGCGATATTCAGCCATTCAGGAATTGAATTTTGAAAGTGCTTGGCAGCAGTTGTTTGAGGAAACAAAATACGGTTGGTCAAGACGTCATGAGACATTTTGTGAAAACCTAATAAAAGGTCAGCCATTTTTTGAAAAGCTATGGGAAATGGAGCATGGACCGAAAGTAAATTAAAAACACGGCCGCGATTGATTCGCGGCCGTGCCTTTTTTATCTTCTCTTTCTTCCTAGTCCCATTGCATTTTCCATTTTCTTAAGGGTTTTGCTGGCAACTTGGTTTGCCTTTTCAGCACCTTCGTCTAAAATCCTGTCGAGTTCGCTGGATTCCATTAAGTTATTATATTTTTCTTGGATCGGTTTAAATACATTTACGACTACATCAGCTAAATCACCTTTGAAATCCCCATAGCCCTTGCCATGATACATTTCTTCAAGCTCTGGGATAGTCTTATTGCCTAGTATGGAATAAATAGATAGCAAATTAGATATTCCAGCCTTATTAATCTTATCAAATTTAACAATTCCCTCTGAGTCTGTTACAGCACTTTTGATTTTCTTCGTAATTTGGTTTGGTTCATCTAATGGGGTGATAAAAGCTTTCTTATTTGAATCAGATTTGCTCATTTTCTTTGTTGGCTCCTGCAGTGACATGATTCTCGCACCAACTTCAGGAAGACGAATATCTGGTATGGTTAAAATCTCCCCATATTTTTTATTGAATCTTTCCGCTAAGTCGCGCGTTAATTCCATATGCTGCTTCTGGTCGTCTCCAACAGGGACTAGATCGGTATTGTATAAGAGGATGTCAGCAGCCATTAATGGAGGGTAGGTTAGTAAACTTGCTGAAACCGCATCCTTACCAGCAGACTTATCCTTAAATTGAGTCATTCTCTCCAATTCACCAATATAGGAAATACATTGCATCAACCATCCTGCCTGCGCATGTGCTGGAACCTCTGACTGGATAAATAAGGTTGCCTTTTCTGGATCAATACCAACAGCCAGATACAGCGCAGCCAAACTGCGAATGTTTTTTCGAAGCTCCAAACGATCCTGTGGTACAGTTATCGCATGTTGATCGACGATGCAAAAGTAGCAGTTATAATCATTTTGCAATTCTATAAATTGCATCATAGCCCCAATATAATTTCCAATTGTAATCGTACCACTTGGCTGAATTCCTGAAAATATTGTTTTCATGACCGATTTCCTCCTAATATATATATAAATAAAAAAACCATTCGTCCCCACAACGATAGGGACGAATGGTTCGCGGTACCACCCTAAATTACTCAAAAGAGTCACTCATTTCCAGAACCATCCTGATGATAGTCTGGTATCCTTTTAACGCAAGGAAAACGTCTCTTCCTACTATTTCAATAGAAGTTCGGAAAAGAAGCTCAAAAGTCCATTCGGTATTTTTCCGTGTTTGTTTCCACCAGCCACAAACTCTCTGAATCGGTTAAAAATACGTACTACTCTTTCTCATCGCTAAAGCTAATAATTTATTTATATCTATTATAAATAAATATATACTGGTAATCAAGTCAGTTAAGTGTTACTTCTTCTTCCCGCCGACACTTTTCCACCTTGTTTGGAACCTTGCGCTTTGTTCAACGAATTCAGAGCGTTTTTTTCCTCCGAAGACCTTTTCACCGAATCCATTCGTTATTACACCCATAAA
This Neobacillus sp. YX16 DNA region includes the following protein-coding sequences:
- a CDS encoding YjbA family protein, whose protein sequence is MLYLHDVWVNWFEGEENGYNVCHFHEWRKDDGVELLDQAPLLKVEPILYNYIENDLSELPQQLLDDIFQKAYLRKNHERVQLEYCFVVTDGVGILAVDTIGYSIPIRKSRLIPRQEQLVYEMIAAHEAKQYHFQKISVDKDFHILSPEPDLMTGLTRKERQLKQLLFMALDQLHTSKNEAEVRYWFTEWCPERYSAIQELNFESAWQQLFEETKYGWSRRHETFCENLIKGQPFFEKLWEMEHGPKVN
- the trpS gene encoding tryptophan--tRNA ligase, giving the protein MKTIFSGIQPSGTITIGNYIGAMMQFIELQNDYNCYFCIVDQHAITVPQDRLELRKNIRSLAALYLAVGIDPEKATLFIQSEVPAHAQAGWLMQCISYIGELERMTQFKDKSAGKDAVSASLLTYPPLMAADILLYNTDLVPVGDDQKQHMELTRDLAERFNKKYGEILTIPDIRLPEVGARIMSLQEPTKKMSKSDSNKKAFITPLDEPNQITKKIKSAVTDSEGIVKFDKINKAGISNLLSIYSILGNKTIPELEEMYHGKGYGDFKGDLADVVVNVFKPIQEKYNNLMESSELDRILDEGAEKANQVASKTLKKMENAMGLGRKRR